In Camelina sativa cultivar DH55 chromosome 16, Cs, whole genome shotgun sequence, a single window of DNA contains:
- the LOC104752780 gene encoding helicase-like transcription factor CHR28 isoform X2, translating to MSGSPTMVTPYFDERCLGADHTSSVMSGFFNNSSSLSDSADNYVSSAQNCYNTNGAPLLEHTPNFVQNFSFQFFPNKEEAVNDVESGVSESQSDGASRMIFDRHGRVDNGRKPAIDSSTARGISFKCESYPSVSPACGKLYNSFNSHLSDNDLDRPDNCSSSFQENEAVHVTAKPEAESEKVVYSSVPGDYSVRDDSYAPVETNHWWSGASSCAVSYQTDIEKGYSFMAPQTVFPGQDSGNRNSSNFYDSNACMQYVAEDLSPVTQINEHLDFQIHQRDGEHIQPRSIDSNFSNSSFESVQSHSSECISDSDDDSDVCIIETNGPSAIPPRPVAMKKPVVTSEYSTIGHNFNQPGGLKLQSNKENMIFQAALQDLSQPNSEASPPDGVLTVPLLRHQRIALSWMAQKETSGFPCSGGILADDQGLGKTVSTIALILKERSKPAQACEESTKKEIFDLESESGECAPLKPSGKSDHFEHSQLLSNESKVGGDSVGKVRGRPAAGTLVVCPTSVMRQWADELHKKVTSEANLSVLVYHGSSRTKDPHELAKYDVVVTTFSIVSMEVPKQPLVDNDDEEKGGVHDGESATNGVCSNKKRKYPPDSKKKGSKKKKHVEFVSGPLAKVSWFRVVLDEAQSIKNYKTQVARACWGLRAKRRWCLSGTPIQNSIDDLYSYFRFLKYDPYSSYVLFCSTIKNPISRNPVKGYQKLQAILKTVMLRRTKGSFLDGKPIISLPPKSIELRKVDFTMEERDFYSKLEAESRSQFREYEEAGTVKQNYVNILLMLLRLRQACDHPLLVNGDYSFTWESSVGLAKKQIFSEASLAICGICNDAPEDAVVSVCGHVFCKQCIYERLTGDNNHCPFANCNVRLTISSLSSKTRLDDPNSGIQDLVTSNHVESLDPCNDEDLPYGSSKIKAALEILQSLPKPQDLTDTNQISQNREDSCLPVIKSEGMRIDNPIKVAGEKAIVFSQWTKMLDLLEASLVSSRIQYRRLDGTMSVAARDKAVQDFNTLPEVTVMIMSLKAASLGLNMVAACHVLMLDLWWNPTTEDQAIDRAHRIGQTRPVTVVRFTVKDTVEDRILALQQKKRMMVASAFGEDEKGSRQSHLTVEDLSYLFMADS from the exons ATGtcag GCAGCCCCACAATGGTGACCCCATATTTCGATGAGCGTTGTTTGGGAGCCGATCATACTTCTTCCGTCATGTCAGGATTTTTCAATAACTCCAGTTCTCTCAGTGATAGTGCGGATAACTATGTCTCTTCTGCACAAAACTGCTACAATACAAATGGTGCACCTTTATTAGAACATACCCCCAATTTTGTCCAGAATTTTTCGTTTCAGTTCTTTCCTAATAAAGAAGAAGCTGTAAATGATGTTGAGAGTGGAGTAAGTGAGTCTCAGTCGGATGGTGCCAGCCGGATGATTTTTGATAGACACGGGAGAGTAGACAATGGAAGGAAACCTGCTATTGATTCTTCTACTGCAAGGGGGATCAGTTTCAAGTGTGAAAGTTATCCTTCAGTTTCTCCTGCCTGTGGCAAACTGTACAACAGTTTCAACAGTCATTTATCTGATAATGATCTTGACCGGCCTGATAATTGTTCAAGCAGTTTTCAGGAAAACGAAGCTGTTCATGTGACTGCTAAACCAGAGGCTGAGTCAGAGAAAGTGGTATACAGTTCAGTTCCAGGGGACTATAGTGTCAGGGACGATTCATATGCACCTGTAGAAACCAATCATTGGTGGTCTGGTGCATCAAGCTGTGCAGTCTCCTACCAAACAGATATTGAGAAGGGATACTCATTTATGGCACCACAAACTGTTTTTCCTGGCCAAGACAGTGGCAACAGAAACTCCAGTAATTTTTATGATTCAAATGCATGTATGCAATATGTGGCAGAAGATCTCAGCCCAGTGACACAAATCAATGAGCATTTAGATTTTCAAATACATCAAAGAGACGGTGAACATATTCAACCAAGGAGCATTGATTCTAATTTCTCAAATTCTAGCTTCGAATCAGTTCAAAGCCATTCTTCAGAATGTATATCcgatagtgatgatgattctgACGTCTGCATAATAGAAACTAATGGTCCATCTGCAATCCCACCTCGACCTGTAGCTATGAAAAAGCCAGTGGTTACGTCAGAATATTCTACAATTGGTCATAATTTTAATCAACCTGGAGGCCTGAAGCTTCagtcaaataaagaaaatatgatcTTCCAAGCTGCATTGCAG GATCTCTCTCAGCCTAATTCTGAGGCAAGTCCGCCTGATGGTGTCTTGACAGTCCCACTTCTGAGACATCAG CGAATTGCACTGTCATGGATGGCCCAGAAGGAAACAAGTGGCTTCCCCTGTTCGGGAGGAATTCTGGCTGATGATCAG GGACTTGGGAAGACGGTTTCCACTATAGCTCTTATATTGAAGGAACGGTCTAAACCTGCCCAAGCATGTGAAGAAAGTACGAAGAAAGAGATTTTTGACCTTGAAAGCGAGAGTGGAGAATGTGCGCCTTTAAAACCCAGTGGTAAAAGCGATCATTTTGAACACTCTCAATTGCTTTCCAATGAAAGCAAAGTTGGTGGAGATAGTGTGGGTAAAGTGAGGGGAAGGCCAGCTGCTGGAACTCTTGTTGTCTGTCCCACTAGTGTTATGCGGCAGTGGGCTGATGAATTACATAAGAAGGTGACTAGTGAAGCGAATCTCTCTGTTCTGGTATACCATGGGTCTAGCAGGACAAAGGATCCTCATGAGCTGGCTAAATATGATGTTGTTGTTACCACATTTTCTATCGTAAGTATGGAAGTGCCGAAGCAGCCTCTTGTAGACAATGATGACGAAGAGAAGGGTGGGGTACATGATGGTGAATCTGCAACTAATGGCGTTTGctcaaacaagaaaagaaaatatcctcctgattctaagaagaaaggctcaaagaagaagaaacatgttgAATTTGTGTCTGGTCCTCTTGCGAAAGTTTCATGGTTTAGAGTTGTTCTTGATGAAGCACAGAGCATTAAGAATTACAAAACCCAAGTTGCAAGAGCATGTTGGGGCCTTCGTGCCAAACGGAGGTGGTGTTTGTCTGGCACTCCAATCCAGAATTCAATCGATGACCTCTACAGCTACTTTCGGTTCCTCAAATATGATCCTTATTCTTCTTACGTATTGTTCTGTAGCACGATTAAAAACCCTATTTCTAGGAACCCAGTGAAAGGATATCAGAAGCTGCAGGCTATCCTTAAAACAGTGATGCTTCGCCGAACTAAAG GTTCATTTCTTGATGGGAAACCCATCATCTCTTTACCTCCGAAGTCCATTGAATTGAGAAAAGTGGATTTCACTATGGAGGAACGCGATTTCTACTCCAAATTAGAGGCCGAATCTCGTAGTCAATTCAGG GAATATGAAGAAGCCGGAACAGTGAAGCAAAATTATGTCAATATCTTGTTGATGCTCTTGCGCCTTCGCCAAGCTTGTGATCACCCTCTTCTCGTGAATGGTGATTACAGTTTTACCTGGGAATCCTCcgttggattagctaagaagcaGATTTTCTCAGAAGCTTCACTGGCAATTTGTGGTATCTGCAAT GATGCACCTGAAGATGCTGTTGTTTCAGTCTGTGGTCATGTTTTCTGTAAACAGTGCATTTATGAGCGCCTTACAGGTGATAATAATCACTGCCCCTTTGCAAACTGCAATGTCAGACTCACCATCTCATCATTGTCTTCCAAAACAAGATTGGACGACCCTAACTCTGGCATACAGGATCTTGTCACTTCGAATCACGTTGAGAGCCTTGACCCTTGCAATGATGAAGATCTTCCATATGGTTCATCTAAAATCAAGGCTGCTCTAGAGATCTTACAATCACTGCCTAAACCGCAGGATTTGACAGATACGAATCAGATCTCTCAAAACAGAGAGGACTCCTGTCTTCCTGTAATTAAGAGTGAGGGCATGAGGATTGATAATCCGATTAAAGTAGCTGGAGAAAAAGCGATTGTGTTTTCCCAATGGACAAAGATGCTGGACCTACTTGAAGCTTCTCTTGTTAGTTCGCGTATTCAGTATAGAAGGCTTGATGGAACAATGTCAGTTGCTGCTCGAGATAAAGCAGTGCAGGATTTTAATACTCTTCCTGAG GTTACTGTAATGATTATGTCTCTCAAGGCTGCTAGTCTCGGACTGAACATGGTGGCTGCTTGTCATGTTCTGATGCTGGACTTATGGTGGAACCCAACAACCGAGGATCAAGCAATTGATAGAGCACATCGTATAGGACAGACACGACCAGTAACAGTGGTTCGCTTCACAGTAAAGGATACAGTCGAAGATCGGATATTGGCCCTTCAG caaaagaagagaatgatgGTAGCCTCTGCGtttggagaagatgaaaaaggAAGCCGACAGTCTCACCTCACCGTAGAGGACTTGAGCTATCTGTTTATGGCAGATTCATGA
- the LOC104752780 gene encoding helicase-like transcription factor CHR28 isoform X1, with the protein MMCEEGSVFGVGDELPGDDCDGAFEFEDDEETIDIETIYRILDEKPDFAEASQDNSSPAGSSADELKNSHLQNGSQMVDWMPSGDSYSLGASQPGTGVSGSFDEHMKMEPVLSPSPAHTCSASLKDWFSLSQGEQPVETCGVSQSEMTSCSISSSFSDHDGNVAFNPVNCDVDTVSKLDDKIIDSKCSPTMVTPYFDERCLGADHTSSVMSGFFNNSSSLSDSADNYVSSAQNCYNTNGAPLLEHTPNFVQNFSFQFFPNKEEAVNDVESGVSESQSDGASRMIFDRHGRVDNGRKPAIDSSTARGISFKCESYPSVSPACGKLYNSFNSHLSDNDLDRPDNCSSSFQENEAVHVTAKPEAESEKVVYSSVPGDYSVRDDSYAPVETNHWWSGASSCAVSYQTDIEKGYSFMAPQTVFPGQDSGNRNSSNFYDSNACMQYVAEDLSPVTQINEHLDFQIHQRDGEHIQPRSIDSNFSNSSFESVQSHSSECISDSDDDSDVCIIETNGPSAIPPRPVAMKKPVVTSEYSTIGHNFNQPGGLKLQSNKENMIFQAALQDLSQPNSEASPPDGVLTVPLLRHQRIALSWMAQKETSGFPCSGGILADDQGLGKTVSTIALILKERSKPAQACEESTKKEIFDLESESGECAPLKPSGKSDHFEHSQLLSNESKVGGDSVGKVRGRPAAGTLVVCPTSVMRQWADELHKKVTSEANLSVLVYHGSSRTKDPHELAKYDVVVTTFSIVSMEVPKQPLVDNDDEEKGGVHDGESATNGVCSNKKRKYPPDSKKKGSKKKKHVEFVSGPLAKVSWFRVVLDEAQSIKNYKTQVARACWGLRAKRRWCLSGTPIQNSIDDLYSYFRFLKYDPYSSYVLFCSTIKNPISRNPVKGYQKLQAILKTVMLRRTKGSFLDGKPIISLPPKSIELRKVDFTMEERDFYSKLEAESRSQFREYEEAGTVKQNYVNILLMLLRLRQACDHPLLVNGDYSFTWESSVGLAKKQIFSEASLAICGICNDAPEDAVVSVCGHVFCKQCIYERLTGDNNHCPFANCNVRLTISSLSSKTRLDDPNSGIQDLVTSNHVESLDPCNDEDLPYGSSKIKAALEILQSLPKPQDLTDTNQISQNREDSCLPVIKSEGMRIDNPIKVAGEKAIVFSQWTKMLDLLEASLVSSRIQYRRLDGTMSVAARDKAVQDFNTLPEVTVMIMSLKAASLGLNMVAACHVLMLDLWWNPTTEDQAIDRAHRIGQTRPVTVVRFTVKDTVEDRILALQQKKRMMVASAFGEDEKGSRQSHLTVEDLSYLFMADS; encoded by the exons ATGATGTGTGAGGAAGGTTCAGTATTTGGCGTGGGAGATGAATTGCCGGGTGATGATTGTGACGGTGCTTTtgagtttgaagatgatgaggagacTATTGATATCGAAACGATTTATCGTATTCTAGATGAGAAGCCTGATTTTGCTGAG GCTAGCCAAGATAATTCATCACCAGCTGGTTCATCTGCCGACGAGCTCAAGAATTCACATTTGCAAAATG GTTCTCAGATGGTTGATTGGATGCCTTCTGGGGATTCATATAGCTTAGGAGCCTCGCAACCAGGGACTGGGGTGTCAGGTTCATTCGATGAACATATGAAGATGGAACCTGTGCTAAGTCCTTCACCTGCTCATACTTGCTCTGCAAGTCTTAAAGATTGGTTTTCGTTAAGCCAGGGTGAGCAGCCTGTGGAAACATGTGGAGTATCTCAGTCTGAGATGACTAGTTGTAGTATATCGTCTAGTTTCTCTGATCATGATGGTAATGTGGCCTTCAATCCAGTGAATTGTGACGTTGACACTGTCTCCAAGCTGGATGACAAGATAATTGATTCCAAAT GCAGCCCCACAATGGTGACCCCATATTTCGATGAGCGTTGTTTGGGAGCCGATCATACTTCTTCCGTCATGTCAGGATTTTTCAATAACTCCAGTTCTCTCAGTGATAGTGCGGATAACTATGTCTCTTCTGCACAAAACTGCTACAATACAAATGGTGCACCTTTATTAGAACATACCCCCAATTTTGTCCAGAATTTTTCGTTTCAGTTCTTTCCTAATAAAGAAGAAGCTGTAAATGATGTTGAGAGTGGAGTAAGTGAGTCTCAGTCGGATGGTGCCAGCCGGATGATTTTTGATAGACACGGGAGAGTAGACAATGGAAGGAAACCTGCTATTGATTCTTCTACTGCAAGGGGGATCAGTTTCAAGTGTGAAAGTTATCCTTCAGTTTCTCCTGCCTGTGGCAAACTGTACAACAGTTTCAACAGTCATTTATCTGATAATGATCTTGACCGGCCTGATAATTGTTCAAGCAGTTTTCAGGAAAACGAAGCTGTTCATGTGACTGCTAAACCAGAGGCTGAGTCAGAGAAAGTGGTATACAGTTCAGTTCCAGGGGACTATAGTGTCAGGGACGATTCATATGCACCTGTAGAAACCAATCATTGGTGGTCTGGTGCATCAAGCTGTGCAGTCTCCTACCAAACAGATATTGAGAAGGGATACTCATTTATGGCACCACAAACTGTTTTTCCTGGCCAAGACAGTGGCAACAGAAACTCCAGTAATTTTTATGATTCAAATGCATGTATGCAATATGTGGCAGAAGATCTCAGCCCAGTGACACAAATCAATGAGCATTTAGATTTTCAAATACATCAAAGAGACGGTGAACATATTCAACCAAGGAGCATTGATTCTAATTTCTCAAATTCTAGCTTCGAATCAGTTCAAAGCCATTCTTCAGAATGTATATCcgatagtgatgatgattctgACGTCTGCATAATAGAAACTAATGGTCCATCTGCAATCCCACCTCGACCTGTAGCTATGAAAAAGCCAGTGGTTACGTCAGAATATTCTACAATTGGTCATAATTTTAATCAACCTGGAGGCCTGAAGCTTCagtcaaataaagaaaatatgatcTTCCAAGCTGCATTGCAG GATCTCTCTCAGCCTAATTCTGAGGCAAGTCCGCCTGATGGTGTCTTGACAGTCCCACTTCTGAGACATCAG CGAATTGCACTGTCATGGATGGCCCAGAAGGAAACAAGTGGCTTCCCCTGTTCGGGAGGAATTCTGGCTGATGATCAG GGACTTGGGAAGACGGTTTCCACTATAGCTCTTATATTGAAGGAACGGTCTAAACCTGCCCAAGCATGTGAAGAAAGTACGAAGAAAGAGATTTTTGACCTTGAAAGCGAGAGTGGAGAATGTGCGCCTTTAAAACCCAGTGGTAAAAGCGATCATTTTGAACACTCTCAATTGCTTTCCAATGAAAGCAAAGTTGGTGGAGATAGTGTGGGTAAAGTGAGGGGAAGGCCAGCTGCTGGAACTCTTGTTGTCTGTCCCACTAGTGTTATGCGGCAGTGGGCTGATGAATTACATAAGAAGGTGACTAGTGAAGCGAATCTCTCTGTTCTGGTATACCATGGGTCTAGCAGGACAAAGGATCCTCATGAGCTGGCTAAATATGATGTTGTTGTTACCACATTTTCTATCGTAAGTATGGAAGTGCCGAAGCAGCCTCTTGTAGACAATGATGACGAAGAGAAGGGTGGGGTACATGATGGTGAATCTGCAACTAATGGCGTTTGctcaaacaagaaaagaaaatatcctcctgattctaagaagaaaggctcaaagaagaagaaacatgttgAATTTGTGTCTGGTCCTCTTGCGAAAGTTTCATGGTTTAGAGTTGTTCTTGATGAAGCACAGAGCATTAAGAATTACAAAACCCAAGTTGCAAGAGCATGTTGGGGCCTTCGTGCCAAACGGAGGTGGTGTTTGTCTGGCACTCCAATCCAGAATTCAATCGATGACCTCTACAGCTACTTTCGGTTCCTCAAATATGATCCTTATTCTTCTTACGTATTGTTCTGTAGCACGATTAAAAACCCTATTTCTAGGAACCCAGTGAAAGGATATCAGAAGCTGCAGGCTATCCTTAAAACAGTGATGCTTCGCCGAACTAAAG GTTCATTTCTTGATGGGAAACCCATCATCTCTTTACCTCCGAAGTCCATTGAATTGAGAAAAGTGGATTTCACTATGGAGGAACGCGATTTCTACTCCAAATTAGAGGCCGAATCTCGTAGTCAATTCAGG GAATATGAAGAAGCCGGAACAGTGAAGCAAAATTATGTCAATATCTTGTTGATGCTCTTGCGCCTTCGCCAAGCTTGTGATCACCCTCTTCTCGTGAATGGTGATTACAGTTTTACCTGGGAATCCTCcgttggattagctaagaagcaGATTTTCTCAGAAGCTTCACTGGCAATTTGTGGTATCTGCAAT GATGCACCTGAAGATGCTGTTGTTTCAGTCTGTGGTCATGTTTTCTGTAAACAGTGCATTTATGAGCGCCTTACAGGTGATAATAATCACTGCCCCTTTGCAAACTGCAATGTCAGACTCACCATCTCATCATTGTCTTCCAAAACAAGATTGGACGACCCTAACTCTGGCATACAGGATCTTGTCACTTCGAATCACGTTGAGAGCCTTGACCCTTGCAATGATGAAGATCTTCCATATGGTTCATCTAAAATCAAGGCTGCTCTAGAGATCTTACAATCACTGCCTAAACCGCAGGATTTGACAGATACGAATCAGATCTCTCAAAACAGAGAGGACTCCTGTCTTCCTGTAATTAAGAGTGAGGGCATGAGGATTGATAATCCGATTAAAGTAGCTGGAGAAAAAGCGATTGTGTTTTCCCAATGGACAAAGATGCTGGACCTACTTGAAGCTTCTCTTGTTAGTTCGCGTATTCAGTATAGAAGGCTTGATGGAACAATGTCAGTTGCTGCTCGAGATAAAGCAGTGCAGGATTTTAATACTCTTCCTGAG GTTACTGTAATGATTATGTCTCTCAAGGCTGCTAGTCTCGGACTGAACATGGTGGCTGCTTGTCATGTTCTGATGCTGGACTTATGGTGGAACCCAACAACCGAGGATCAAGCAATTGATAGAGCACATCGTATAGGACAGACACGACCAGTAACAGTGGTTCGCTTCACAGTAAAGGATACAGTCGAAGATCGGATATTGGCCCTTCAG caaaagaagagaatgatgGTAGCCTCTGCGtttggagaagatgaaaaaggAAGCCGACAGTCTCACCTCACCGTAGAGGACTTGAGCTATCTGTTTATGGCAGATTCATGA
- the LOC104752780 gene encoding helicase-like transcription factor CHR28 isoform X3: protein MVTPYFDERCLGADHTSSVMSGFFNNSSSLSDSADNYVSSAQNCYNTNGAPLLEHTPNFVQNFSFQFFPNKEEAVNDVESGVSESQSDGASRMIFDRHGRVDNGRKPAIDSSTARGISFKCESYPSVSPACGKLYNSFNSHLSDNDLDRPDNCSSSFQENEAVHVTAKPEAESEKVVYSSVPGDYSVRDDSYAPVETNHWWSGASSCAVSYQTDIEKGYSFMAPQTVFPGQDSGNRNSSNFYDSNACMQYVAEDLSPVTQINEHLDFQIHQRDGEHIQPRSIDSNFSNSSFESVQSHSSECISDSDDDSDVCIIETNGPSAIPPRPVAMKKPVVTSEYSTIGHNFNQPGGLKLQSNKENMIFQAALQDLSQPNSEASPPDGVLTVPLLRHQRIALSWMAQKETSGFPCSGGILADDQGLGKTVSTIALILKERSKPAQACEESTKKEIFDLESESGECAPLKPSGKSDHFEHSQLLSNESKVGGDSVGKVRGRPAAGTLVVCPTSVMRQWADELHKKVTSEANLSVLVYHGSSRTKDPHELAKYDVVVTTFSIVSMEVPKQPLVDNDDEEKGGVHDGESATNGVCSNKKRKYPPDSKKKGSKKKKHVEFVSGPLAKVSWFRVVLDEAQSIKNYKTQVARACWGLRAKRRWCLSGTPIQNSIDDLYSYFRFLKYDPYSSYVLFCSTIKNPISRNPVKGYQKLQAILKTVMLRRTKGSFLDGKPIISLPPKSIELRKVDFTMEERDFYSKLEAESRSQFREYEEAGTVKQNYVNILLMLLRLRQACDHPLLVNGDYSFTWESSVGLAKKQIFSEASLAICGICNDAPEDAVVSVCGHVFCKQCIYERLTGDNNHCPFANCNVRLTISSLSSKTRLDDPNSGIQDLVTSNHVESLDPCNDEDLPYGSSKIKAALEILQSLPKPQDLTDTNQISQNREDSCLPVIKSEGMRIDNPIKVAGEKAIVFSQWTKMLDLLEASLVSSRIQYRRLDGTMSVAARDKAVQDFNTLPEVTVMIMSLKAASLGLNMVAACHVLMLDLWWNPTTEDQAIDRAHRIGQTRPVTVVRFTVKDTVEDRILALQQKKRMMVASAFGEDEKGSRQSHLTVEDLSYLFMADS from the exons ATGGTGACCCCATATTTCGATGAGCGTTGTTTGGGAGCCGATCATACTTCTTCCGTCATGTCAGGATTTTTCAATAACTCCAGTTCTCTCAGTGATAGTGCGGATAACTATGTCTCTTCTGCACAAAACTGCTACAATACAAATGGTGCACCTTTATTAGAACATACCCCCAATTTTGTCCAGAATTTTTCGTTTCAGTTCTTTCCTAATAAAGAAGAAGCTGTAAATGATGTTGAGAGTGGAGTAAGTGAGTCTCAGTCGGATGGTGCCAGCCGGATGATTTTTGATAGACACGGGAGAGTAGACAATGGAAGGAAACCTGCTATTGATTCTTCTACTGCAAGGGGGATCAGTTTCAAGTGTGAAAGTTATCCTTCAGTTTCTCCTGCCTGTGGCAAACTGTACAACAGTTTCAACAGTCATTTATCTGATAATGATCTTGACCGGCCTGATAATTGTTCAAGCAGTTTTCAGGAAAACGAAGCTGTTCATGTGACTGCTAAACCAGAGGCTGAGTCAGAGAAAGTGGTATACAGTTCAGTTCCAGGGGACTATAGTGTCAGGGACGATTCATATGCACCTGTAGAAACCAATCATTGGTGGTCTGGTGCATCAAGCTGTGCAGTCTCCTACCAAACAGATATTGAGAAGGGATACTCATTTATGGCACCACAAACTGTTTTTCCTGGCCAAGACAGTGGCAACAGAAACTCCAGTAATTTTTATGATTCAAATGCATGTATGCAATATGTGGCAGAAGATCTCAGCCCAGTGACACAAATCAATGAGCATTTAGATTTTCAAATACATCAAAGAGACGGTGAACATATTCAACCAAGGAGCATTGATTCTAATTTCTCAAATTCTAGCTTCGAATCAGTTCAAAGCCATTCTTCAGAATGTATATCcgatagtgatgatgattctgACGTCTGCATAATAGAAACTAATGGTCCATCTGCAATCCCACCTCGACCTGTAGCTATGAAAAAGCCAGTGGTTACGTCAGAATATTCTACAATTGGTCATAATTTTAATCAACCTGGAGGCCTGAAGCTTCagtcaaataaagaaaatatgatcTTCCAAGCTGCATTGCAG GATCTCTCTCAGCCTAATTCTGAGGCAAGTCCGCCTGATGGTGTCTTGACAGTCCCACTTCTGAGACATCAG CGAATTGCACTGTCATGGATGGCCCAGAAGGAAACAAGTGGCTTCCCCTGTTCGGGAGGAATTCTGGCTGATGATCAG GGACTTGGGAAGACGGTTTCCACTATAGCTCTTATATTGAAGGAACGGTCTAAACCTGCCCAAGCATGTGAAGAAAGTACGAAGAAAGAGATTTTTGACCTTGAAAGCGAGAGTGGAGAATGTGCGCCTTTAAAACCCAGTGGTAAAAGCGATCATTTTGAACACTCTCAATTGCTTTCCAATGAAAGCAAAGTTGGTGGAGATAGTGTGGGTAAAGTGAGGGGAAGGCCAGCTGCTGGAACTCTTGTTGTCTGTCCCACTAGTGTTATGCGGCAGTGGGCTGATGAATTACATAAGAAGGTGACTAGTGAAGCGAATCTCTCTGTTCTGGTATACCATGGGTCTAGCAGGACAAAGGATCCTCATGAGCTGGCTAAATATGATGTTGTTGTTACCACATTTTCTATCGTAAGTATGGAAGTGCCGAAGCAGCCTCTTGTAGACAATGATGACGAAGAGAAGGGTGGGGTACATGATGGTGAATCTGCAACTAATGGCGTTTGctcaaacaagaaaagaaaatatcctcctgattctaagaagaaaggctcaaagaagaagaaacatgttgAATTTGTGTCTGGTCCTCTTGCGAAAGTTTCATGGTTTAGAGTTGTTCTTGATGAAGCACAGAGCATTAAGAATTACAAAACCCAAGTTGCAAGAGCATGTTGGGGCCTTCGTGCCAAACGGAGGTGGTGTTTGTCTGGCACTCCAATCCAGAATTCAATCGATGACCTCTACAGCTACTTTCGGTTCCTCAAATATGATCCTTATTCTTCTTACGTATTGTTCTGTAGCACGATTAAAAACCCTATTTCTAGGAACCCAGTGAAAGGATATCAGAAGCTGCAGGCTATCCTTAAAACAGTGATGCTTCGCCGAACTAAAG GTTCATTTCTTGATGGGAAACCCATCATCTCTTTACCTCCGAAGTCCATTGAATTGAGAAAAGTGGATTTCACTATGGAGGAACGCGATTTCTACTCCAAATTAGAGGCCGAATCTCGTAGTCAATTCAGG GAATATGAAGAAGCCGGAACAGTGAAGCAAAATTATGTCAATATCTTGTTGATGCTCTTGCGCCTTCGCCAAGCTTGTGATCACCCTCTTCTCGTGAATGGTGATTACAGTTTTACCTGGGAATCCTCcgttggattagctaagaagcaGATTTTCTCAGAAGCTTCACTGGCAATTTGTGGTATCTGCAAT GATGCACCTGAAGATGCTGTTGTTTCAGTCTGTGGTCATGTTTTCTGTAAACAGTGCATTTATGAGCGCCTTACAGGTGATAATAATCACTGCCCCTTTGCAAACTGCAATGTCAGACTCACCATCTCATCATTGTCTTCCAAAACAAGATTGGACGACCCTAACTCTGGCATACAGGATCTTGTCACTTCGAATCACGTTGAGAGCCTTGACCCTTGCAATGATGAAGATCTTCCATATGGTTCATCTAAAATCAAGGCTGCTCTAGAGATCTTACAATCACTGCCTAAACCGCAGGATTTGACAGATACGAATCAGATCTCTCAAAACAGAGAGGACTCCTGTCTTCCTGTAATTAAGAGTGAGGGCATGAGGATTGATAATCCGATTAAAGTAGCTGGAGAAAAAGCGATTGTGTTTTCCCAATGGACAAAGATGCTGGACCTACTTGAAGCTTCTCTTGTTAGTTCGCGTATTCAGTATAGAAGGCTTGATGGAACAATGTCAGTTGCTGCTCGAGATAAAGCAGTGCAGGATTTTAATACTCTTCCTGAG GTTACTGTAATGATTATGTCTCTCAAGGCTGCTAGTCTCGGACTGAACATGGTGGCTGCTTGTCATGTTCTGATGCTGGACTTATGGTGGAACCCAACAACCGAGGATCAAGCAATTGATAGAGCACATCGTATAGGACAGACACGACCAGTAACAGTGGTTCGCTTCACAGTAAAGGATACAGTCGAAGATCGGATATTGGCCCTTCAG caaaagaagagaatgatgGTAGCCTCTGCGtttggagaagatgaaaaaggAAGCCGACAGTCTCACCTCACCGTAGAGGACTTGAGCTATCTGTTTATGGCAGATTCATGA